The proteins below are encoded in one region of Roseovarius bejariae:
- a CDS encoding YeeE/YedE family protein — MFESLGFETLTAPQAAVWFALAIGLAFGVLAQITRFCLRRAVVGEDRKQAAGVWLTALAVAMLGTQYAVAQGVISFADHRFMAADLPVLAIVAGGLMFGIGMVLTRGCISRLTVLTGAGNLRAALVLIVFAITAHAALKGVLAPLRTSLGSVTLPLDSAALPGNPLIWTALIAAAALLFALRSGNKPGTLALAALIGALVPVAWVGTGFVLYDDFDPIAMQSLSFTSPAADSIFYTVASTAVPANFGAGLLGGVVIGALLAALLSGGFEWQSFDSPRQTGRYLTGAVLMGLGGVLAGGCTVGAGLAGIPTLSLAAVLALASIIAGGLLAQRALRSGAATAGVLHPAE, encoded by the coding sequence ATGTTCGAATCCCTCGGGTTTGAGACCCTCACCGCACCCCAGGCTGCCGTCTGGTTCGCCTTGGCCATTGGCCTCGCCTTCGGCGTTCTGGCCCAGATCACCCGCTTCTGCCTGCGCCGCGCCGTGGTCGGTGAAGATCGCAAACAGGCGGCAGGGGTCTGGCTCACGGCGCTGGCCGTCGCCATGCTGGGCACGCAATACGCCGTGGCGCAGGGCGTGATCTCCTTCGCCGATCACCGCTTCATGGCCGCTGATCTGCCGGTTCTGGCCATCGTGGCGGGTGGCCTGATGTTCGGCATCGGCATGGTCCTGACCCGTGGCTGCATCTCGCGGCTGACGGTGCTGACCGGCGCGGGCAACCTGCGCGCCGCGCTAGTGCTGATCGTCTTCGCCATCACTGCCCATGCCGCGCTCAAGGGTGTGCTGGCGCCCCTGCGCACTTCGCTGGGCAGCGTCACCCTGCCGCTCGACTCCGCCGCCCTGCCCGGCAACCCGCTGATCTGGACGGCGCTGATCGCCGCGGCGGCCCTGCTGTTCGCCCTGCGCTCGGGCAACAAACCCGGCACACTCGCGCTGGCCGCCCTGATCGGCGCACTTGTGCCCGTGGCATGGGTCGGCACCGGCTTTGTCCTGTACGATGATTTCGATCCCATCGCGATGCAGTCGCTCTCCTTCACCTCGCCTGCCGCGGACTCGATTTTCTACACCGTGGCCTCCACCGCCGTGCCCGCCAACTTCGGCGCTGGCCTTCTGGGCGGTGTTGTGATCGGGGCCCTGCTGGCCGCCCTCCTGTCGGGTGGCTTCGAATGGCAAAGCTTCGACTCCCCCCGCCAGACGGGCCGCTACCTGACCGGCGCCGTTCTGATGGGGCTGGGTGGTGTTCTGGCCGGCGGCTGCACCGTCGGGGCCGGCCTTGCCGGTATCCCCACCCTGTCGCTGGCCGCGGTCCTCGCGCTGGCGTCGATCATCGCCGGTGGCCTTCTGGCACAACGCGCCCTGCGTTCGGGCGCGGCCACCGCCGGGGTCCTGCACCCCGCCGAATAA
- a CDS encoding ABC transporter permease has protein sequence MTRHRLLLGGLGLMAFTLLAAPILWPGEATAPDLAARQLDPSLAHPMGTDRLGRDRLARLLLGGQISAVTGLAGMALTLLLGCGIGLVAGMSRRLDPWLMRLTDLCLALPTLPMMLLMVMLFRAPLSGLFGATLGAFVLVTTVIAVTSWMQTARLIRAEVLRLQGMEFTRAARAMGTPPLQVVTRHILPSCMAPLATSATLAMAQAMIAESALSFLGLGFPPGTPSLGGLLHEALPYLGLEPTRALAPGLLLSLIVLTVTWAGEDLRNRYDPKA, from the coding sequence ATGACCCGCCACCGCCTCCTCCTCGGGGGCCTCGGCCTCATGGCCTTCACCCTTCTGGCCGCGCCCATACTCTGGCCGGGCGAGGCCACCGCGCCCGACCTTGCCGCAAGACAGCTCGACCCATCCCTCGCCCATCCCATGGGAACCGACAGGCTGGGCCGGGACCGGCTGGCGCGGCTCCTGTTGGGCGGGCAAATCTCGGCCGTCACCGGGCTTGCGGGCATGGCGCTCACCCTCCTGCTCGGCTGCGGCATCGGGCTTGTGGCGGGGATGTCCCGCCGCCTCGACCCATGGCTGATGCGATTGACCGACCTGTGCCTCGCCTTGCCCACGCTGCCGATGATGCTGCTGATGGTCATGCTCTTCCGTGCGCCCCTCAGCGGCCTGTTCGGCGCCACCCTTGGCGCCTTTGTCCTTGTGACCACGGTCATCGCGGTGACAAGCTGGATGCAGACCGCCCGCCTGATCCGGGCCGAGGTGCTGCGCCTGCAAGGCATGGAATTCACCCGCGCCGCCCGCGCCATGGGGACCCCGCCGTTACAGGTGGTGACCCGGCATATCCTGCCCAGTTGCATGGCCCCTCTGGCAACCTCGGCCACGCTGGCCATGGCACAGGCGATGATCGCCGAATCCGCCCTGTCCTTTCTGGGCCTCGGCTTCCCGCCCGGCACCCCCAGCCTCGGGGGGCTCCTGCACGAGGCGCTGCCCTATCTGGGGCTTGAGCCGACCCGCGCCCTCGCGCCGGGGCTTCTGCTGTCGCTGATCGTGCTGACGGTGACATGGGCGGGCGAAGACCTGCGCAACCGCTACGACCCCAAGGCGTGA
- a CDS encoding DUF4177 domain-containing protein has translation MTTYEYRVIPAPTKGRKAQGVKGAEARFAHTLQDVMNEQAAEGWEYQRSDILPSEERQGLTSSHTVYRSVLVFRRAADDLDESEKTAPNTEGEIEENGDLSEPYKENADESAAENSPPERP, from the coding sequence ATGACAACCTACGAATATCGCGTGATCCCCGCCCCCACCAAGGGCCGCAAGGCCCAGGGTGTGAAAGGGGCCGAGGCGCGATTTGCCCATACCCTACAGGACGTCATGAACGAACAGGCCGCCGAGGGTTGGGAATACCAGCGCTCCGACATCCTGCCCTCCGAGGAACGGCAGGGCCTGACCTCCTCGCATACCGTCTATCGTAGCGTTCTCGTCTTCCGCCGCGCCGCCGATGACCTTGACGAAAGCGAAAAGACGGCACCCAACACCGAGGGTGAGATCGAAGAAAACGGTGACTTGTCAGAGCCTTACAAAGAAAACGCCGACGAATCCGCCGCCGAAAACAGCCCACCAGAACGCCCCTGA